From a single Phragmites australis chromosome 7, lpPhrAust1.1, whole genome shotgun sequence genomic region:
- the LOC133924665 gene encoding sphingoid long-chain bases kinase 1-like isoform X1: MDGSDFENPTSRSSSQKSSRRSGSRRSQKSAGQHSSPTIQDKRSKSKSLRQKHLVIDDKDAKKTKNHEQKIDVADERSNFLGYEVYAGKLIFDKKNKSTSENNQLSANGKADAIDARLTSKALIWGSSVLILDDVISVSYNSGVKHFTVHAYPTKKSLFGKTRRVQKDFCFIASTLDEAIQWVACFAEQNIYVNLPPHPSTSCIKQDSDAPLSESLFDQPPIKRKSPQRVLVILNPRSGHGRSSKVFHEKAEPIFKLAGFQMEVVKTTHAGHAKSLVSTFDFSTCPDGIVCVGGDGIVNEVCPCCSYYGWLGIIKLFAGSTFIVLQVLNGLLIRSDRTEAVSIPVGIIPAGSDNSLVWTVLGVRDPISASLLIVKGGFTALDVLAVEWIQSGEIHFGSTVSYYGFVSDVLELSENYQKKFGPLRYFVAGVLKFLCLPSYFYELEYLPSPKEMAGHGKSTEDKTHLSDVYADVMRSRSKREGIPRASSLSSIDSIMTPSRMSLGDVDTSGSTVASTEPSDYVRGLDPKAKRLSLGRSNIVSEPEEVLRPQPHHASYWPRTRSKARTERNSVGVTATNDTGLSWASQSMHDKEDISSTISDPGPIWDCEPKWDTGPKWDTEPTWEPDHPIELPGPPEDKEIGASEELVPNLDEKWVVRKGHFLGVLVCNHSCKTVQSLSSQVVAPKATHDDNSLDLLLVGGRGRWKLLRFFILLQFGRHLSLPYVEYVKVKSVKLKPGANTHNGCGIDGELCRVKGQVLCSLLPEQCRLIGRQCRQSI, encoded by the exons ATGGACGGAAGTGACTTTGAAAATCCAACTTCTAGAAGTTCATCCCAAAAATCTAGCCGCCGTTCTGGTAGCAGGCGTTCTCAAAAGTCAGCTGGACAACATTCTTCGCCCACCATTCAAGATAAAAGAAGCAAATCAAAATCTTTGAGGCAGAAACACTTGGTTATTGACGACAAAGatgctaaaaaaacaaaaaaccacGAGCAGAAAATTGATGTGGCAGATGAGAGGTCCAATTTTCTAGGTTATGAAGTGTATGCTGGAAAGCTGATTTttgataagaaaaataaaagtacAAGTGAAAATAATCAGTTGTCCGCAAATGGGAAAGCTGATGCAATTGATGCAAGACTCACAAGTAAAGCTCTGATCTGGGGTTCCTCTGTACTCATCCTGGATGATGTCATCTCT GTATCATATAATTCTGGCGTCAAACATTTTACTGTGCATGCATACCCAACTAAGAAGTCTTTATTTGGAAAGACACGCAGAGTTCAGAAGGACTTCTGCTTTATAGCCTCTACCCTAGATGAGGCTATTCAGTGGGTAGCATGTTTTGCTGAACAAAACATATATGTTAATTTACCACCTCACCCTTCAACGTCCTGTATCAAGCAAGACTCAGATGCCCCACTCAGTGAGTCTTTATTTGACCAGCCACCGATTAAACGCAAATCTCCACAAAGAGTACTTGTGATATTGAACCCTCGATCTGGACATGGTAGATCAAGTAAAGTTTTCCATGAGAAAGCAGAACCTATATTTAAG CTTGCAGGATTTCAGATGGAAGTAGTTAAAACTACTCATGCTGGGCACGCAAAATCTCTTGTATCTACATTTGATTTTAGCACATGCCCTGATG GAATCGTGTGTGTGGGTGGTGATGGAATTGTGAATGAGGTTTGTCCTTGCTGTTCATATTATGGTTGGTTAGGAATAATTAAGTTATTTGCTGGCTCAACATTTATAGTTCTGCAGGTGCTCAATGGTCTTCTCATTAGAAGCGATAGAACAGAAGCTGTATCAATTCCAGTTGGAATAATTCCTGCTGGGTCTGACAACTCACTTGTCTGGACTGTTTTGGGGGTTAGAGATCCTATTTCCGCATCCTTATTAATTGTTAAG GGTGGCTTTACTGCTCTAGATGTCTTGGCTGTCGAGTGGATCCAATCTGGGGAAATACACTTCGGCTCAACTGTTTCATACTATGGTTTTGTTAGTGATG TCCTGGAACTTTCTGAGAATTATCAGAAGAAATTTGGTCCTCTTCGATATTTCGTGGCTGGAGTACTGAAATTTTTGTGTTTGCCTAGCTACTTCTATGAGTTAGAATATCTTCCGTCGCCGAAGGAGATGGCTGGGCATGGAAAAAGTACAGAAGACAAGACTCATTTGTCTGACGTTTATGCTGATGTAATGCGCAGCAGATCAAAAAGAGAAGGAATTCCACGAGCTTCCAGTTTGTCCAGTATTGATTCTATTATGACTCCAAGTCGGATGTCACTTGGGGATGTTGATACATCAGGTAGTACAGTGGCAAGCACTGAACCATCAGACTATGTTCGTGGTCTTGATCCAAAAGCCAAACGCTTGTCTCTGGGTAGAAGTAACATTGTTTCAGAACCTGAAGAAGTTCTACGCCCTCAACCACATCATGCATCATACTGGCCAAGAACCAGGTCCAAAGCAAGAACCGAGAGAAATTCAGTTGGTGTCACTGCTACTAATGATACAGGGTTATCTTGGGCATCCCAATCAATGCATGATAAGGAAGACATTTCCTCAACAATATCAGATCCAGGACCTATTTGGGACTGTGAACCGAAGTGGGACACAGGGCCAAAATGGGACACTGAGCCAACTTGGGAGCCTGACCACCCCATTGAACTTCCTGGACCACCAGAAGACAAGGAAATCGGAGCATCAGAGGAACTTGTGCCAAATTTGGATGAGAAATGGGTAGTTAGGAAAGGACACTTTCTTGGTGTCCTAGTATGCAATCACTCATGCAAGACAGTTCAAAGTTTGAGTTCACAGGTTGTCGCACCGAAAGCCACTCATGATGACAACAGTTTGGACTTACTTTTAGTTGGCGGAAGGGGAAGATGGAAGTTGCTGAGATTTTTCATACTTCTGCAATTCGGTCGCCATCTTTCTTTACCCTATGTGGAATATGTAAAG GTGAAGTCAGTCAAGCTTAAACCTGGTGCAAACACTCACAATGGCTGTGGTATTGATGGTGAGCTTTGCCGTGTCAAGGGCCAGGTACTCTGCTCCTTGCTTCCAGAGCAATGTAGGCTTATTGGCCGGCAATGCAGACAATCTATTTAA
- the LOC133924667 gene encoding homeobox-leucine zipper protein HOX22-like has translation MDRPDHHDHQFFMPPLVQQPPQQLCVPMMDEQSFLVGRGGGSGCGAPGRGERKRRFTEEQIRSLESMFHAHHAKLEPREKAELARELGLQTRQVAIWFQNKRARWRSKQLEHDYAALRAKYDALHVRVESLKQEKLALTAQLHELSERLREREDGGSGGATMASSSSCNGGGEEAEDDKRNVLGCADMEPPESCVLGGACATPADVSVESECDDHRVHHLDYGDGFPDSFCATPELWEPWSLVEWNAVA, from the exons ATGGACAGGCCAGATCACCACGACCACCAGTTCTTCATGCCGCCGCTGGtgcagcagccgccgcagcaGCTGTGCGTGCCGATGATGGACGAGCAGTCGTTCTTGGTGGGGAGGGGCGGCGGTAGTGGATGTGGAGCGCcagggaggggggagaggaagCGGCGGTTCACGGAGGAACAGATACGGTCGCTGGAGTCCATGTTCCACGCGCACCACGCCAAGCTGGAGCCGCGGGAGAAGGCGGAACTGGCGCGCGAGCTGGGGCTGCAGACGCGGCAGGTGGCCATCTGGTTCCAGAACAAGCGCGCCCGGTGGCGCTCCAAGCAGCTCGAGCACGACTACGCCGCGCTCCGCGCCAAATACGACGCCCTCCACGTCCGCGTCGAGTCCCTCAAACAGGAGAAGCTCGCCCTCACCGCACAG TTGCACGAGCTAAGCGAGAGGCTGAGGGAGCGGGAggacggcggcagcggcggcgcgacgatggcaagcagcagcagctgcaacggcggcggcgaggaagcAGAGGACGACAAGAGGAACGTCCTCGGGTGCGCTGACATGGAGCCGCCCGAGAGCTGCGTTCTCGGCGGGGCGTGCGCGACGCCGGCGGACGTCTCGGTGGAGTCCGAGTGCGACGACCACCGGGTCCACCACCTCGACTACGGCGATGGTTTCCCCGATTCCTTCTGCGCCACGCCGGAGCTGTGGGAGCCCTGGTCGCTCGTGGAGTGGAATGCGGTGGCCTGA
- the LOC133924665 gene encoding sphingoid long-chain bases kinase 1-like isoform X2 yields the protein MDGSDFENPTSRSSSQKSSRRSGSRRSQKSAGQHSSPTIQDKRSKSKSLRQKHLVIDDKDAKKTKNHEQKIDVADERSNFLGYEVYAGKLIFDKKNKSTSENNQLSANGKADAIDARLTSKALIWGSSVLILDDVISVSYNSGVKHFTVHAYPTKKSLFGKTRRVQKDFCFIASTLDEAIQWVACFAEQNIYVNLPPHPSTSCIKQDSDAPLSESLFDQPPIKRKSPQRVLVILNPRSGHGRSSKVFHEKAEPIFKLAGFQMEVVKTTHAGHAKSLVSTFDFSTCPDGIVCVGGDGIVNEVLNGLLIRSDRTEAVSIPVGIIPAGSDNSLVWTVLGVRDPISASLLIVKGGFTALDVLAVEWIQSGEIHFGSTVSYYGFVSDVLELSENYQKKFGPLRYFVAGVLKFLCLPSYFYELEYLPSPKEMAGHGKSTEDKTHLSDVYADVMRSRSKREGIPRASSLSSIDSIMTPSRMSLGDVDTSGSTVASTEPSDYVRGLDPKAKRLSLGRSNIVSEPEEVLRPQPHHASYWPRTRSKARTERNSVGVTATNDTGLSWASQSMHDKEDISSTISDPGPIWDCEPKWDTGPKWDTEPTWEPDHPIELPGPPEDKEIGASEELVPNLDEKWVVRKGHFLGVLVCNHSCKTVQSLSSQVVAPKATHDDNSLDLLLVGGRGRWKLLRFFILLQFGRHLSLPYVEYVKVKSVKLKPGANTHNGCGIDGELCRVKGQVLCSLLPEQCRLIGRQCRQSI from the exons ATGGACGGAAGTGACTTTGAAAATCCAACTTCTAGAAGTTCATCCCAAAAATCTAGCCGCCGTTCTGGTAGCAGGCGTTCTCAAAAGTCAGCTGGACAACATTCTTCGCCCACCATTCAAGATAAAAGAAGCAAATCAAAATCTTTGAGGCAGAAACACTTGGTTATTGACGACAAAGatgctaaaaaaacaaaaaaccacGAGCAGAAAATTGATGTGGCAGATGAGAGGTCCAATTTTCTAGGTTATGAAGTGTATGCTGGAAAGCTGATTTttgataagaaaaataaaagtacAAGTGAAAATAATCAGTTGTCCGCAAATGGGAAAGCTGATGCAATTGATGCAAGACTCACAAGTAAAGCTCTGATCTGGGGTTCCTCTGTACTCATCCTGGATGATGTCATCTCT GTATCATATAATTCTGGCGTCAAACATTTTACTGTGCATGCATACCCAACTAAGAAGTCTTTATTTGGAAAGACACGCAGAGTTCAGAAGGACTTCTGCTTTATAGCCTCTACCCTAGATGAGGCTATTCAGTGGGTAGCATGTTTTGCTGAACAAAACATATATGTTAATTTACCACCTCACCCTTCAACGTCCTGTATCAAGCAAGACTCAGATGCCCCACTCAGTGAGTCTTTATTTGACCAGCCACCGATTAAACGCAAATCTCCACAAAGAGTACTTGTGATATTGAACCCTCGATCTGGACATGGTAGATCAAGTAAAGTTTTCCATGAGAAAGCAGAACCTATATTTAAG CTTGCAGGATTTCAGATGGAAGTAGTTAAAACTACTCATGCTGGGCACGCAAAATCTCTTGTATCTACATTTGATTTTAGCACATGCCCTGATG GAATCGTGTGTGTGGGTGGTGATGGAATTGTGAATGAG GTGCTCAATGGTCTTCTCATTAGAAGCGATAGAACAGAAGCTGTATCAATTCCAGTTGGAATAATTCCTGCTGGGTCTGACAACTCACTTGTCTGGACTGTTTTGGGGGTTAGAGATCCTATTTCCGCATCCTTATTAATTGTTAAG GGTGGCTTTACTGCTCTAGATGTCTTGGCTGTCGAGTGGATCCAATCTGGGGAAATACACTTCGGCTCAACTGTTTCATACTATGGTTTTGTTAGTGATG TCCTGGAACTTTCTGAGAATTATCAGAAGAAATTTGGTCCTCTTCGATATTTCGTGGCTGGAGTACTGAAATTTTTGTGTTTGCCTAGCTACTTCTATGAGTTAGAATATCTTCCGTCGCCGAAGGAGATGGCTGGGCATGGAAAAAGTACAGAAGACAAGACTCATTTGTCTGACGTTTATGCTGATGTAATGCGCAGCAGATCAAAAAGAGAAGGAATTCCACGAGCTTCCAGTTTGTCCAGTATTGATTCTATTATGACTCCAAGTCGGATGTCACTTGGGGATGTTGATACATCAGGTAGTACAGTGGCAAGCACTGAACCATCAGACTATGTTCGTGGTCTTGATCCAAAAGCCAAACGCTTGTCTCTGGGTAGAAGTAACATTGTTTCAGAACCTGAAGAAGTTCTACGCCCTCAACCACATCATGCATCATACTGGCCAAGAACCAGGTCCAAAGCAAGAACCGAGAGAAATTCAGTTGGTGTCACTGCTACTAATGATACAGGGTTATCTTGGGCATCCCAATCAATGCATGATAAGGAAGACATTTCCTCAACAATATCAGATCCAGGACCTATTTGGGACTGTGAACCGAAGTGGGACACAGGGCCAAAATGGGACACTGAGCCAACTTGGGAGCCTGACCACCCCATTGAACTTCCTGGACCACCAGAAGACAAGGAAATCGGAGCATCAGAGGAACTTGTGCCAAATTTGGATGAGAAATGGGTAGTTAGGAAAGGACACTTTCTTGGTGTCCTAGTATGCAATCACTCATGCAAGACAGTTCAAAGTTTGAGTTCACAGGTTGTCGCACCGAAAGCCACTCATGATGACAACAGTTTGGACTTACTTTTAGTTGGCGGAAGGGGAAGATGGAAGTTGCTGAGATTTTTCATACTTCTGCAATTCGGTCGCCATCTTTCTTTACCCTATGTGGAATATGTAAAG GTGAAGTCAGTCAAGCTTAAACCTGGTGCAAACACTCACAATGGCTGTGGTATTGATGGTGAGCTTTGCCGTGTCAAGGGCCAGGTACTCTGCTCCTTGCTTCCAGAGCAATGTAGGCTTATTGGCCGGCAATGCAGACAATCTATTTAA